In one Fluviispira vulneris genomic region, the following are encoded:
- a CDS encoding saccharopine dehydrogenase family protein, with amino-acid sequence MSLKKNVAVFGAGKIGKLVVHMLSQSDDYHVTVIDSNKNAAQIAATSPTSGKILRNVDYDTADFMSQRDIERVLTGKDYILSCAPFYCNIGIAEVAKKLKVHYLDLTEDVKTTAAIKELAKEAQSAFIPQCGLAPGFITIVTNHLANQFDKVNTVKMRVGALPMYPHNRLKYNLTWSTEGLINEYCNPCEIISDGKLEAVPALEGLEYLSIDGEEYEAFNTSGGLGTLAESLAGKVTHMDYKSIRYPGHRDILCTLLHDLKFIDDREGLKKVFERSLPHTSQDVVIIFVTVTGEKEGRFTQQSYAKKIYHAEIGGEHWGAIQITTAAGICSVLDIHATAQLPAHGFIRQEDISYNKCIGNRFGKYYS; translated from the coding sequence ATGTCGTTGAAAAAAAATGTTGCCGTTTTTGGAGCAGGCAAAATTGGAAAATTGGTAGTTCACATGCTCTCACAATCCGACGATTATCACGTCACAGTCATAGACTCCAATAAAAATGCTGCTCAGATTGCAGCGACATCGCCTACTAGTGGAAAAATACTCAGAAATGTCGATTATGACACAGCAGATTTCATGTCACAAAGAGACATTGAACGTGTTCTAACTGGTAAGGATTATATCTTAAGCTGCGCGCCTTTTTATTGCAATATTGGTATCGCAGAAGTTGCTAAAAAATTAAAAGTTCATTATTTAGATCTCACTGAAGATGTGAAAACCACAGCAGCAATAAAAGAACTTGCAAAAGAAGCTCAGAGTGCATTTATTCCACAGTGTGGTTTGGCACCTGGTTTTATCACAATTGTTACAAATCATTTAGCAAATCAATTTGATAAAGTAAACACAGTTAAAATGAGAGTGGGAGCATTGCCAATGTATCCTCACAATCGATTAAAATATAATTTAACTTGGAGCACAGAAGGTCTTATTAATGAGTATTGCAATCCCTGCGAAATCATTTCCGATGGCAAATTAGAAGCTGTTCCTGCCCTAGAAGGTTTAGAATACTTAAGTATTGATGGAGAAGAATACGAGGCATTTAATACTTCAGGAGGTCTTGGTACTTTAGCAGAGAGTTTAGCTGGTAAAGTAACACATATGGATTATAAATCTATACGTTACCCAGGTCATCGAGATATTCTTTGCACTCTCCTACATGACTTAAAATTTATAGATGATAGAGAAGGCTTAAAAAAAGTTTTTGAAAGATCCTTACCTCACACCTCACAAGATGTAGTTATTATTTTTGTTACTGTAACAGGAGAAAAAGAAGGGCGCTTCACACAACAAAGCTACGCTAAGAAAATATATCATGCAGAAATTGGTGGAGAACATTGGGGCGCTATACAAATCACGACTGCAGCAGGCATATGTTCTGTTCTCGATATACATGCTACAGCTCAACTTCCTGCGCATGGTTTCATCCGTCAAGAAGATATTTCTTATAATAAGTGTATAGGCAATCGCTTTGGAAAGTATTACTCTTAA